From a single Camelus bactrianus isolate YW-2024 breed Bactrian camel chromosome 11, ASM4877302v1, whole genome shotgun sequence genomic region:
- the NDST2 gene encoding bifunctional heparan sulfate N-deacetylase/N-sulfotransferase 2 isoform X2 encodes MLKLWKVVRPARQLELHRLILLLIAFSLGSMGFLAYYVSTSPKAKEPLPLPLGDCSSGGAAGPGPARPPVPPRPPRPPETARTEPVVLVFVESAYSQLGQEIVAILESSRFRYSTELAPGRGDMPTLTDHTRGRYVLVIYENLLKYVNLDAWSRELLDRYCVEYGVGIIGFFRAHEHSLLSAQLKGFPLFLHSNVGLRDYQVNPSAPLLHLTRPSRLEPGPLPGDDWTIFQSNHSTYEPVLLASLRPAEPPVPGPVPRRARLPTVVQDLGLHDGIQRVLFGHGLSFWLHKLVFVDAVAYLTGKRLCLDLDRYILVDIDDIFVGKEGTRMKVADVEALLTTQNKLRTLVPNFTFNLGFSGKFYHTGTEEEDAGDDMLLKHRQEFWWFPHMWSHMQPHLFHNRSVLADQMRLNKQFALEHGIPTDLGYAVAPHHSGVYPIHTQLYEAWKSVWGIQVTSTEEYPHLRPARYRRGFIHNGIMVLPRQTCGLFTHTIFYNEYPGGSRELDRSIRGGELFLTVLLNPISIFMTHLSNYGNDRLGLYTFESLVRFLQCWTRLRLQTLPPVSLAQKYFDLFPQERSPLWQNPCDDKRHKDIWSKEKTCDRLPKFLIVGPQKTGTTAIHFFLSLHPAVTSSFPSPSTFEEIQFFNGPNYNKGIDWYMDFFPVPSNASTDFLFEKSATYFDSEVVPRRGAALLPRAKIITVLTNPADRAYSWYQHQRAHGDPIALNYTFYQVISASSQAPLALRSLQNRCLVPGYYSTHLQRWLTYYPSGQLLIVDGQELRTNPAASMENIQKFLGLMKIRDSGARDLKVARLAVWARAKAGGTQIWTLSPAFSLRIFSGTTIWSCRSC; translated from the exons ATGCTCAAGCTGTGGAAGGTGGTGCGCCCAGCTCGGCAGCTGGAACTGCACCGCCTCATACTGCTGCTGATTGCTTTCAGTCTGGGCTCCATGGGCTTCTTGGCTTACTATGTATCCACCAGCCCTAAGGCCAAGGAACCATTGCCCCTGCCCTTGGGAGACTGCAGCAGTGGTGGGGCAGCTGGTCCTGGCCCTGCACGGCCTCCAGTTCCACCCCGGCCCCCCAGGCCTCCAGAGACAGCACGAACTGAACCCGTGGTCCTTGTGTTTGTGGAGAGTGCATACTCACAGTTGGGACAGGAGATTGTGGCCATCTTGGAGTCTAGTCGTTTTCGTTACAGCACTGAGCTGGCACCTGGCCGAGGGGACATGCCCACACTGACTGATCATACCCGTGGCCGCTATGTCTTGGTCATTTATGAGAACCTGCTCAAGTATGTCAACCTGGATGCTTGGAGTCGGGAACTGCTAGACCGGTACTGTGTGGAGTATGGTGTAGGCATCATTGGCTTTTTCCGAGCCCATGAGCATAGCCTACTGAGTGCCCAGCTCAAGGGCTTTCCCCTTTTTCTACACTCAAATGTGGGGCTCCGAGACTACCAAGTGAATCCTTCTGCCCCGCTACTGCATCTGACACGCCCCAGCCGCCTGGAGCCTGGGCCACTGCCTGGTGATGACTGGACCATCTTCCAGTCCAATCATAGCACATATGAACCAGTGCTTCTTGCCAGCCTTCGGCCAGCTGAGCCCCCTGTGCCGGGACCAGTGCCTCGCCGGGCCCGGCTCCCCACTGTGGTACAGGACCTGGGGCTTCATGATGGCATCCAGCGGGTCCTCTTTGGCCACGGCCTCTCCTTCTGGCTCCACAAACTTGTTTTCGTTGATGCTGTTGCGTACCTCACCGGCAAGCGCCTCTGCCTGGACCTTGACCGCTACATCTTGGTAGACATCGATGACATCTTTGTGGGCAAGGAAGGTACCCGCATGAAGGTGGCTGATGTTGAG GCTCTGTTGACCACCCAGAACAAACTCAGGACCTTAGTCCCCAACTTCACCTTCAACTTGGGCTTCTCGGGCAAGTTCTATCATACTG ggacagaggaggaggatgCAGGGGACGACATGCTGCTGAAGCACCGCCAAGAGTTCTGGTGGTTCCCCCACATGTGGAGCCACATGCAGCCACACCTGTTCCACAATCGCTCCGTGCTAGCTGACCAGATGAGGCTCAACAAACAGTTTGCTCTG GAGCATGGGATTCCCACGGATCTGGGGTATGCTGTGGCCCCCCACCACTCCGGCGTGTACCCCATCCACACACAGCTCTATGAGGCCTGGAAATCTGTGTGGGGCATCCAGGTGACCAGCACCGAGGAGTATCCCCATCTCCGCCCTGCCCGCTACCGCCGTGGCTTCATTCACAATGGCATTATG gTGCTGCCGCGGCAGACATGTGGCCTCTTCACTCACACAATCTTCTATAATGAGTATCCTGGAGGCTCTCGTGAACTAGACCGGAGCATCCGAGGAGGAGAACTTTTTCTAACGGTGCTGCTTAATCCG ATCAGCATCTTTATGACCCATCTGTCCAATTATGGAAATGACCGGCTGGGCCTGTACACCTTTGAGAGCCTGGTGCGCTTTCTCCAGTGCTGGACACGGCTGCGCCTACAGACCCTTCCTCCTGTCTCTCTTGCACAAAAGTACTTTGACCTCTTCCCTCAAGAGCGAAGCCCCCTTTGGCAG AATCCCTGTGACGACAAGAGGCACAAAGATATCTGGTCCAAGGAGAAAACCTGTGATCGGCTCCCCAAGTTCCTCATTGTGGGACCCCAGAAGACAG GGACCACAGCTATTCACTTCTTCCTGAGCCTACACCCAGCTGTGACTAGCAGCTTCCCGAGCCCCAGCACCTTTGAGGAGATTCAGTTCTTCAATGGCCCTAATTACAACAAGGGAATTGACTG GTACATGGATTTCTTCCCTGTCCCTTCTAATGCCAGCACTGACTTCCTATTTGAAAAAAGTGCCACCTACTTTGACTCAGAGGTTGTACCACGGCGGGGGGCTGCCCTCCTGCCACGAGCCAAGATCATCACTGTGCTCACCAACCCTGCTGACAGGGCCTACTCCTGGTACCAG CACCAGCGAGCTCATGGAGATCCAATTGCTCTGAACTATACCTTCTACCAGGTGATTTCAGCCTCTTCCCAGGCCCCTCTGGCCCTTCGCTCCTTGCAGAACCGTTGTCTTGTCCCTGGCTACTATTCCACCCATCTACAACGCTGGCTGACTTACTACCCCTCTGGACAG TTGCTGATTGTGGATGGGCAAGAGCTGCGTACCAACCCAGCTGCCTCAATGGAGAACATCCAGAAGTTCCTGG GTTTGATGAAGATAAGGGATTCTGGTGCCAGGGACTTGAAGGTGGCAAGACTCGCTGTTTGGGCAAGAGCAAAGGCCGGAGGTACCCAGATATGGACACTGAG tccCGCCTTTTCCTTACGGATATTTTCCGGAACCACAATTTGGAGCTGTCGAAGCTGCTGA
- the NDST2 gene encoding bifunctional heparan sulfate N-deacetylase/N-sulfotransferase 2 isoform X1 — MLKLWKVVRPARQLELHRLILLLIAFSLGSMGFLAYYVSTSPKAKEPLPLPLGDCSSGGAAGPGPARPPVPPRPPRPPETARTEPVVLVFVESAYSQLGQEIVAILESSRFRYSTELAPGRGDMPTLTDHTRGRYVLVIYENLLKYVNLDAWSRELLDRYCVEYGVGIIGFFRAHEHSLLSAQLKGFPLFLHSNVGLRDYQVNPSAPLLHLTRPSRLEPGPLPGDDWTIFQSNHSTYEPVLLASLRPAEPPVPGPVPRRARLPTVVQDLGLHDGIQRVLFGHGLSFWLHKLVFVDAVAYLTGKRLCLDLDRYILVDIDDIFVGKEGTRMKVADVEALLTTQNKLRTLVPNFTFNLGFSGKFYHTGTEEEDAGDDMLLKHRQEFWWFPHMWSHMQPHLFHNRSVLADQMRLNKQFALEHGIPTDLGYAVAPHHSGVYPIHTQLYEAWKSVWGIQVTSTEEYPHLRPARYRRGFIHNGIMVLPRQTCGLFTHTIFYNEYPGGSRELDRSIRGGELFLTVLLNPISIFMTHLSNYGNDRLGLYTFESLVRFLQCWTRLRLQTLPPVSLAQKYFDLFPQERSPLWQNPCDDKRHKDIWSKEKTCDRLPKFLIVGPQKTGTTAIHFFLSLHPAVTSSFPSPSTFEEIQFFNGPNYNKGIDWYMDFFPVPSNASTDFLFEKSATYFDSEVVPRRGAALLPRAKIITVLTNPADRAYSWYQHQRAHGDPIALNYTFYQVISASSQAPLALRSLQNRCLVPGYYSTHLQRWLTYYPSGQLLIVDGQELRTNPAASMENIQKFLGITPFLNYTRTLRFDEDKGFWCQGLEGGKTRCLGKSKGRRYPDMDTESRLFLTDIFRNHNLELSKLLSRLGQPVPSWLREELQHSSLG; from the exons ATGCTCAAGCTGTGGAAGGTGGTGCGCCCAGCTCGGCAGCTGGAACTGCACCGCCTCATACTGCTGCTGATTGCTTTCAGTCTGGGCTCCATGGGCTTCTTGGCTTACTATGTATCCACCAGCCCTAAGGCCAAGGAACCATTGCCCCTGCCCTTGGGAGACTGCAGCAGTGGTGGGGCAGCTGGTCCTGGCCCTGCACGGCCTCCAGTTCCACCCCGGCCCCCCAGGCCTCCAGAGACAGCACGAACTGAACCCGTGGTCCTTGTGTTTGTGGAGAGTGCATACTCACAGTTGGGACAGGAGATTGTGGCCATCTTGGAGTCTAGTCGTTTTCGTTACAGCACTGAGCTGGCACCTGGCCGAGGGGACATGCCCACACTGACTGATCATACCCGTGGCCGCTATGTCTTGGTCATTTATGAGAACCTGCTCAAGTATGTCAACCTGGATGCTTGGAGTCGGGAACTGCTAGACCGGTACTGTGTGGAGTATGGTGTAGGCATCATTGGCTTTTTCCGAGCCCATGAGCATAGCCTACTGAGTGCCCAGCTCAAGGGCTTTCCCCTTTTTCTACACTCAAATGTGGGGCTCCGAGACTACCAAGTGAATCCTTCTGCCCCGCTACTGCATCTGACACGCCCCAGCCGCCTGGAGCCTGGGCCACTGCCTGGTGATGACTGGACCATCTTCCAGTCCAATCATAGCACATATGAACCAGTGCTTCTTGCCAGCCTTCGGCCAGCTGAGCCCCCTGTGCCGGGACCAGTGCCTCGCCGGGCCCGGCTCCCCACTGTGGTACAGGACCTGGGGCTTCATGATGGCATCCAGCGGGTCCTCTTTGGCCACGGCCTCTCCTTCTGGCTCCACAAACTTGTTTTCGTTGATGCTGTTGCGTACCTCACCGGCAAGCGCCTCTGCCTGGACCTTGACCGCTACATCTTGGTAGACATCGATGACATCTTTGTGGGCAAGGAAGGTACCCGCATGAAGGTGGCTGATGTTGAG GCTCTGTTGACCACCCAGAACAAACTCAGGACCTTAGTCCCCAACTTCACCTTCAACTTGGGCTTCTCGGGCAAGTTCTATCATACTG ggacagaggaggaggatgCAGGGGACGACATGCTGCTGAAGCACCGCCAAGAGTTCTGGTGGTTCCCCCACATGTGGAGCCACATGCAGCCACACCTGTTCCACAATCGCTCCGTGCTAGCTGACCAGATGAGGCTCAACAAACAGTTTGCTCTG GAGCATGGGATTCCCACGGATCTGGGGTATGCTGTGGCCCCCCACCACTCCGGCGTGTACCCCATCCACACACAGCTCTATGAGGCCTGGAAATCTGTGTGGGGCATCCAGGTGACCAGCACCGAGGAGTATCCCCATCTCCGCCCTGCCCGCTACCGCCGTGGCTTCATTCACAATGGCATTATG gTGCTGCCGCGGCAGACATGTGGCCTCTTCACTCACACAATCTTCTATAATGAGTATCCTGGAGGCTCTCGTGAACTAGACCGGAGCATCCGAGGAGGAGAACTTTTTCTAACGGTGCTGCTTAATCCG ATCAGCATCTTTATGACCCATCTGTCCAATTATGGAAATGACCGGCTGGGCCTGTACACCTTTGAGAGCCTGGTGCGCTTTCTCCAGTGCTGGACACGGCTGCGCCTACAGACCCTTCCTCCTGTCTCTCTTGCACAAAAGTACTTTGACCTCTTCCCTCAAGAGCGAAGCCCCCTTTGGCAG AATCCCTGTGACGACAAGAGGCACAAAGATATCTGGTCCAAGGAGAAAACCTGTGATCGGCTCCCCAAGTTCCTCATTGTGGGACCCCAGAAGACAG GGACCACAGCTATTCACTTCTTCCTGAGCCTACACCCAGCTGTGACTAGCAGCTTCCCGAGCCCCAGCACCTTTGAGGAGATTCAGTTCTTCAATGGCCCTAATTACAACAAGGGAATTGACTG GTACATGGATTTCTTCCCTGTCCCTTCTAATGCCAGCACTGACTTCCTATTTGAAAAAAGTGCCACCTACTTTGACTCAGAGGTTGTACCACGGCGGGGGGCTGCCCTCCTGCCACGAGCCAAGATCATCACTGTGCTCACCAACCCTGCTGACAGGGCCTACTCCTGGTACCAG CACCAGCGAGCTCATGGAGATCCAATTGCTCTGAACTATACCTTCTACCAGGTGATTTCAGCCTCTTCCCAGGCCCCTCTGGCCCTTCGCTCCTTGCAGAACCGTTGTCTTGTCCCTGGCTACTATTCCACCCATCTACAACGCTGGCTGACTTACTACCCCTCTGGACAG TTGCTGATTGTGGATGGGCAAGAGCTGCGTACCAACCCAGCTGCCTCAATGGAGAACATCCAGAAGTTCCTGGGTATCACACCCTTTCTGAACTACACACGGACCCTCAG GTTTGATGAAGATAAGGGATTCTGGTGCCAGGGACTTGAAGGTGGCAAGACTCGCTGTTTGGGCAAGAGCAAAGGCCGGAGGTACCCAGATATGGACACTGAG tccCGCCTTTTCCTTACGGATATTTTCCGGAACCACAATTTGGAGCTGTCGAAGCTGCTGAGCCGGCTTGGCCAGCCAGTGCCCTCATGGCTTCGGGAAGAACTGCAGCATTCCAGTCTGGGCTGA